One region of Olleya sp. Hel_I_94 genomic DNA includes:
- the murC gene encoding UDP-N-acetylmuramate--L-alanine ligase, translating into MKVHFIAIGGSAMHNLALALYNKGYQITGSDDTIFEPSKSRLAAKGLLPEQLGWFPEKISDNLDAIVLGMHAKADNPELLKAQDLGLKIYSYPEFLYEQSKHKTRVVIGGSHGKTTITSMILHVMHYHDRDVDYMVGAQLEGFDVMVKLTDDNDFIVLEGDEYLSSPIDRRPKFHLYKPNIALLSGIAWDHINVFPTYENYVEQFSIFVDSIVKGGSINYNEEDTEVKRVVEASVNPIRKIAYHTPEYTVEDGETLLDTPEGPMPIEIFGKHNLNNLAGAKWICQHMGIDEDDFYEAISTFKGASKRLEKIAESKTSVAFKDFAHSPSKVEATTNAVKEQYQNRTLVACLELHTYSSLNAEFLKEYKGALDAADVAVVFYSPHAVEIKKLDKVSHEQIANAFQREDLIIYTNTEAFKDFIFKQNFDNKALLLMSSGNYGGLDFDEVKGLIK; encoded by the coding sequence ATGAAAGTACATTTTATAGCTATTGGCGGAAGCGCAATGCACAATTTAGCGTTAGCATTATATAACAAAGGTTACCAAATTACAGGAAGTGATGATACCATTTTTGAGCCTTCTAAATCTAGATTAGCAGCAAAGGGATTATTGCCAGAACAATTAGGTTGGTTTCCGGAAAAAATTAGTGATAATCTGGATGCCATAGTTTTAGGTATGCATGCTAAAGCGGATAATCCTGAGTTGCTAAAAGCACAAGATTTAGGATTAAAAATTTATAGCTATCCAGAGTTTTTGTATGAACAATCTAAACATAAAACTAGAGTAGTTATTGGCGGAAGTCATGGTAAAACCACAATAACATCCATGATTTTACACGTCATGCATTACCATGATCGTGATGTTGATTACATGGTTGGTGCACAATTAGAAGGGTTTGATGTTATGGTAAAACTAACAGACGATAACGACTTTATTGTGTTGGAAGGTGATGAGTATTTAAGTAGCCCAATTGATAGGAGACCAAAATTTCATTTATACAAACCAAATATTGCTTTGTTAAGCGGAATTGCATGGGACCATATTAACGTGTTTCCTACCTATGAAAATTATGTAGAGCAGTTTAGCATTTTTGTAGATAGTATTGTAAAAGGAGGAAGCATAAATTATAACGAAGAAGACACAGAGGTTAAACGTGTAGTTGAAGCATCTGTAAATCCAATACGTAAGATTGCATACCACACACCAGAATATACAGTGGAAGATGGCGAAACGTTATTAGATACTCCTGAAGGTCCAATGCCAATTGAAATTTTTGGAAAACATAACTTAAATAATTTAGCAGGTGCTAAGTGGATTTGTCAACATATGGGAATTGATGAAGACGATTTTTACGAAGCCATTTCTACTTTTAAAGGCGCAAGTAAACGTTTAGAGAAAATTGCCGAAAGTAAAACTAGCGTTGCTTTTAAAGATTTTGCGCACTCACCAAGTAAAGTAGAGGCGACTACTAACGCTGTTAAAGAGCAATATCAAAACCGTACGTTAGTGGCTTGTTTAGAGTTACATACTTATAGTAGTTTAAATGCCGAATTTTTAAAAGAATATAAAGGAGCATTAGATGCTGCAGATGTAGCAGTAGTGTTTTATAGTCCACATGCTGTAGAAATTAAAAAATTAGATAAAGTATCTCATGAGCAAATAGCCAACGCTTTTCAACGTGAGGATTTAATTATTTACACTAATACAGAAGCGTTTAAAGACTTTATTTTTAAACAAAATTTTGATAACAAAGCCTTGTTATTAATGAGTTCTGGAAATTATGGTGGTTTAGATTTTGATGAGGTTAAAGGATTGATAAAGTAA
- a CDS encoding VF530 family DNA-binding protein, giving the protein METQKNNPLHGIKLEQIITDLQSHYGWEYMGHVVKIKCFTDNPSIKSSLKFLRRTPWARTKVENMYLSYLKKNK; this is encoded by the coding sequence GTGGAAACACAAAAGAATAATCCTTTACACGGAATTAAGTTAGAACAAATCATAACGGATTTACAATCACATTATGGATGGGAATATATGGGTCATGTTGTGAAAATTAAATGCTTTACAGATAATCCTTCTATTAAATCTAGTCTTAAATTTTTGCGTCGTACACCTTGGGCTAGGACTAAGGTAGAAAATATGTATTTAAGCTATTTGAAAAAAAATAAATAG
- a CDS encoding YitT family protein, whose protein sequence is MDSKKSKIIKSLSEYAQIALGIILASIGLKAFLLPNRFLDGGVTGIALLISRLVDINISLLLVVLSIPFLIIGYFTVSRRIILKSVISIIGLALFIHFENFEIITEDKFLISIFGGLFLGAGIGIAIRNGSVLDGSEILGVFINDRFGISIGKVILLFNVILFTITAFVISKEIAMYSILTYIVTAKVTDMVIEGFEDFIGVSIVSKDYEKIKVAIIKELGAGMTIYKGKKGFVNKNENEELDIIHTIINRIDIKKMYRIISNIDDDAFIVEFDVNNVKGGVLRRYLDRKKGEKLANFLSQNPF, encoded by the coding sequence ATGGATTCAAAAAAAAGTAAAATAATTAAATCACTGTCAGAATATGCTCAAATTGCACTTGGTATTATATTGGCTAGTATTGGATTAAAAGCTTTTTTACTTCCAAACCGTTTCTTGGATGGTGGTGTAACTGGAATAGCATTATTAATAAGTAGACTAGTTGATATAAACATATCTTTATTATTAGTTGTGCTAAGTATTCCGTTTTTAATTATTGGTTATTTTACGGTTTCAAGACGCATTATTTTAAAGTCAGTTATTAGTATAATTGGATTAGCACTATTTATTCATTTTGAAAATTTCGAAATAATTACAGAAGATAAGTTTTTAATATCCATTTTTGGTGGTCTGTTTTTAGGAGCAGGAATTGGAATAGCCATTAGAAATGGATCTGTTTTAGATGGATCAGAAATTTTAGGTGTTTTTATTAACGACCGATTTGGAATAAGTATTGGAAAAGTCATCCTACTTTTTAATGTCATATTGTTTACAATTACAGCTTTTGTTATTTCAAAAGAAATAGCCATGTATTCTATACTTACTTATATTGTAACTGCTAAAGTAACTGATATGGTAATTGAAGGTTTTGAAGACTTTATAGGTGTATCTATTGTATCTAAAGATTACGAAAAGATTAAAGTCGCAATTATTAAAGAGCTTGGTGCTGGAATGACCATTTACAAAGGAAAAAAAGGGTTTGTAAATAAAAATGAAAACGAAGAATTAGATATTATTCATACGATTATTAACCGTATTGATATCAAAAAAATGTACCGCATTATATCTAATATAGATGATGATGCTTTTATTGTAGAGTTTGATGTAAACAACGTAAAAGGTGGCGTTTTAAGACGCTATTTAGATCGAAAAAAGGGAGAAAAACTAGCAAACTTTTTGTCGCAAAATCCTTTTTAA
- a CDS encoding DEAD/DEAH box helicase: MSFQSLGLSEALLKAISKKGYTTPSPIQAKAIPPVLQGHDVLASAQTGTGKTAGFTLPLLHILSENPKEKYRPIRALILTPTRELAAQVYANVKEYSEFLNLRSAVIFGGVNQKPQAATIRQGVDVLVATPGRLIDLESQGLLSLKRVEIFVLDEADRMLDMGFLRDIERVMKLMPDKRQNLMFSATFSKDIRKLANGILNRPVQVEATPENTTVEAITQKIFRVAKGKKTDLIIKLITDGNWKQVLVFTRTKHGANKLVEKMIKAGIKAAAIHGNKSQGARTKALAGFKSGSVSVLVATDIAARGLDIPLLPHVINFEIPNISEDYVHRIGRTGRAGANGEAISLVSADETTFLRDIEKLIGMKLPVEILEGFEPDPNASTAPIKPGQNRRQQPRNNKPKGEKGKSKSNTSSNSDGRNRSRTKSRNNDSRR, from the coding sequence ATGTCATTTCAATCTTTAGGCCTATCCGAAGCCTTACTAAAAGCAATTAGTAAAAAAGGGTACACTACACCAAGTCCAATTCAAGCAAAAGCAATTCCACCAGTATTACAAGGTCATGATGTTTTAGCATCTGCCCAAACCGGAACAGGAAAAACAGCTGGTTTTACACTACCTTTATTACATATTCTATCGGAAAACCCGAAAGAAAAATATAGACCTATTCGTGCTTTAATTTTAACGCCTACACGTGAGTTAGCAGCACAAGTTTATGCTAATGTAAAAGAGTATAGCGAGTTTTTAAACTTGCGTAGTGCAGTAATTTTTGGAGGAGTTAATCAAAAGCCTCAAGCAGCAACCATCCGTCAAGGTGTTGATGTATTAGTAGCAACTCCAGGTCGTTTAATTGATTTAGAAAGTCAAGGATTATTGTCTTTAAAACGTGTCGAGATTTTTGTTTTAGATGAAGCAGATCGCATGTTAGATATGGGGTTTTTGCGCGATATAGAACGTGTCATGAAGCTTATGCCTGATAAGAGACAAAACTTAATGTTTTCTGCAACGTTTTCTAAAGATATTAGAAAGTTAGCAAACGGGATTTTAAATCGTCCAGTCCAAGTTGAAGCTACACCAGAAAACACGACTGTAGAAGCAATTACACAAAAGATATTTAGAGTAGCTAAAGGAAAAAAAACCGACTTAATTATTAAGTTAATTACAGATGGTAACTGGAAGCAAGTATTAGTTTTTACGCGTACTAAGCATGGTGCAAATAAGTTAGTAGAAAAAATGATTAAAGCTGGTATTAAAGCAGCTGCAATACATGGTAATAAAAGTCAAGGTGCACGTACAAAAGCTTTAGCTGGTTTTAAAAGCGGAAGCGTTAGTGTATTAGTAGCAACAGATATTGCTGCACGTGGACTAGATATACCCTTATTACCACACGTAATTAACTTTGAAATTCCTAATATCTCTGAAGATTATGTACATCGTATTGGTCGTACAGGTCGTGCAGGAGCAAATGGTGAGGCCATTAGTTTAGTAAGTGCAGACGAAACTACTTTTTTACGCGATATAGAAAAGTTAATTGGTATGAAACTACCAGTAGAGATTCTGGAAGGTTTTGAGCCTGATCCAAACGCATCAACTGCACCAATTAAACCAGGTCAAAATAGAAGACAACAACCTAGAAATAATAAGCCTAAAGGCGAAAAAGGTAAATCTAAAAGTAATACGTCATCTAATTCAGATGGTCGTAATAGGTCAAGAACTAAAAGCAGAAACAACGACAGTAGACGTTAA
- a CDS encoding tetratricopeptide repeat protein, protein MKSFLVTLLLPLTIFAQTSIEKGKTYIDSKQFAKAEQELSAYVTYHSANLEAIELLGDAYGHQKKWDEAAAEYKKLVNTKPNTANYHYKLGGALGMKALSVSKISALGIIGDVKSSFLKAAELDPNHIEARWALVELYMQLPGIIGGSKSKSIKYANELENLSKVDGYLAKGYIYEYDDEPELAEEYYLKAIKVGGSLTCYDKLTALYEKEKQPEKAVSNLEAAQIKHQRNSLHYQIGKVCADYNVQLDKGERCLKVYIQNYSAKDGVPKAWANYRLAQIYKHKQDVINAKKYIDLAIAELPSIDVFKTFKQGL, encoded by the coding sequence CTCAATAGAGAAAGGGAAGACCTATATTGATAGTAAACAATTTGCTAAAGCAGAACAGGAATTATCTGCATATGTAACTTATCATTCTGCAAATCTAGAAGCTATTGAGTTGTTAGGTGATGCGTATGGTCATCAAAAAAAATGGGATGAAGCTGCTGCAGAATATAAAAAGCTAGTAAATACTAAGCCTAATACAGCAAACTACCACTATAAATTAGGAGGTGCTTTAGGGATGAAAGCCTTATCTGTAAGCAAAATATCTGCTTTAGGAATTATTGGAGACGTAAAATCCTCTTTTTTAAAAGCTGCAGAATTAGATCCAAATCATATTGAAGCACGTTGGGCTTTGGTAGAATTATACATGCAATTACCAGGTATTATTGGTGGAAGTAAAAGTAAATCTATAAAGTACGCTAATGAGCTTGAAAATCTGTCTAAGGTAGATGGTTATTTGGCTAAAGGTTATATTTATGAATATGACGATGAGCCAGAATTAGCAGAAGAATATTACCTAAAAGCAATAAAGGTTGGAGGCTCTTTAACGTGCTACGATAAGTTAACAGCGCTTTACGAAAAAGAAAAGCAACCAGAAAAAGCAGTCTCTAATTTAGAAGCTGCGCAAATAAAACACCAACGCAACAGTTTGCATTACCAAATAGGTAAGGTGTGTGCAGATTATAACGTGCAATTGGATAAAGGAGAGCGTTGTTTAAAAGTTTATATTCAAAATTATTCGGCTAAAGATGGTGTTCCAAAAGCATGGGCTAATTACAGATTAGCGCAAATATATAAGCATAAGCAAGACGTAATAAATGCTAAAAAATATATTGATTTGGCTATAGCCGAATTACCAAGTATAGATGTGTTTAAGACGTTTAAGCAAGGATTATAA